In the Populus trichocarpa isolate Nisqually-1 chromosome 1, P.trichocarpa_v4.1, whole genome shotgun sequence genome, tttgttgggtcggagccggttcaatgcatttttagctTTGATAAACCTAGCCGACCTGAGTTTTATATCTAATtggatgaaaattaatttaattaaaattaatcaattaaacagattaatttatgaattaattaaaattagaataaaacttaatttaatttttaaaaaattaaatcaaaactttatattttaaattaatttgagttaattcATCAAACTTGTAACTTTAATGTTGAATTATAactataataacaagttatgtaacttttgcattaatttttttttaataaaaaatcatgtttacatggcattataaataaaatcatgtttatattaaatattactgtTTATGCTAAATATGACACAGATGataaaaatttgttattaatttatgatgtagaattatttctatttttttggatataattattttataaaataattatataagtaataaatacaaataaatcttactcataataattataaaaaaatatcaagtatttCGAACTTCCACGTGCTGGTTCAAGCCCTCAGCAACAAAAGCATTGTATTgcgttaatttttaaatattaacagtgGAGCATCTCCACTGTTCATCTATTTTCCCATCACAAGAAGCAGCTCTTTGCTGCTTCTTGTAACCTGCGGCTGTGCCATAGATGGTGGGattcatcattaaaaaattatgataggAGCATAACCAAACGATAAAAATTGTGGTTCCTGGTGAACCTTACCCgcaaccacaataccaaatagcCACTGAGATAttgatactttaaaaataaaaaaaatatattattttaatatatttttaaataaaaacttttactttaaaaatcaactcgTGCTGCATATCACTACTACAGTGATTATTTATCAATCAAACTCTCAACCGGGTTCAGATCCTCCGATTCCAATCCAGAACCATTTGCAAAATTCCCGGGAAATCATGAGCCCATTAAATTTCCGTCTCCGCCTCTTTTCTCCAGTCTGCATGTATATTTTCTTACCTTCTCTAATCAATGCTTAAAACGCTCGATTTCAAAGCTTGATAGCGACTTCTCTTTCAAAACCTTCTCTCTCACTGTTTAGATCCTTAAAGTAGCAACAAGAATGGAGATTTTTTACTTTATGGTTTTTGGAGGCCTAGCTGCAATGGTAGCAGCATTGGAATTTAGCAAAACAAGCAGAGATCGAATCAATACATCATCTACTTTCAGTTCTTTTAAGAATAATTACCTTGTTGTTTATTCACTCATGATGGGTAcgttttagacttgtttatttctGCATGCTTTTCTTTACATTCTTTCTCAATGCGGTTTTATTGTCGTGTTTTGAGATGGGTTTGGTTTAGAATGGAGTCCaatgaagtgtttttttatctgtgTTAATATTGCTTTGTACTATTGTCTTGTCTCATATCACATgggctttgattattttttttcggtttgaatTTGATGGCATTTTGGTTGTGTTGTGTAGTGAAATGGGTTTGATTTAGAATGGAggttaatgtaatatttttagtgggttaattttgtttttgtagtacTATGTTGTCTAGAGCTTTTACTTGTAACTAATTTAACTGTAGACATCTGATCTTGGAAGCGAATGTGGGAACTATTTGTTTCTCGTTTGTGTTTGATAATCATTATGTTATGTTTTGTGGAACTGATTGAATTGATTTGTGGAAACAGCTGGGGATTGGCTGCAAGGTCCTTATGTGTATTACCCATACAGTCAGTATGGTTTTAGAAAGGGAGAAATCGGGCAGCTTTTTATTGCtggttttggattttcaatgttgttTGGGACAATTGTTGGATCGTTAGCGGACAACAGTAAGATGGCATTCTGATTAATTTCAATGCTTGGTTGTTAATTGCTGATCACATTATGGATATGTGATTGGTTTTGTGTGCTGAACTCAGGGGTCGAAAGAGAGCATGTATTACTTACTGCATAACTTACATACTGAGTTGTGCCACCAAGCATTCTCCTGACTACAAAATCTTAGTGGTGGGACGTGTATTGGGAGGCATTGTTACTTCTTTGCTTTTTTCAGCCTTTGAGTCTTGGCTTGGTGCGGAACACTTCAAGGTGGGTGATGAGTTGCAATGCTGcacattcatttttatttgattttattaactGTATTATTAACTGTATTCAAGTTCAAACCATTCCATGTTCGGTGCATTTGAGGTTGGATGTTACTACTCGGTCTTCCCAGGACTTTAGTCATCCTAGACTGCACCTCTCAGAACATAGTTTCAACTGAACATTCTCATCTTAGGAATTGGGACATTTTGAAGTTTACTTTGACATGTTAAGCAGatttttgcttataatatttgaTCTTACCTACCACTCTCATCATATCTCTTTGTCTCTTGCTATCAAATTTTGGAATGGGTCTTTTGCATGCTCATTCTAATGTGAAAAACAAACTCagctttttttattgtgttgtgGAGCTGATAATCTCTTTTGTATGctcttaaatttgatttatttgctGGTAAATATGGACTGATTTATCTTCAATGCTTTCAATCCCATGTTAAAACTTACCCCATGAAGGTTCCGGTGTCATACAAGTGAACCAATGATCCACTTCTATCCCTCTGCCTTTTTTTCATGCTTTGAACATTTCTTTTGGTATTAATACATCTTGTGGAATACAGATGAGAAAATTGCATTGCTGGGTGCCATACAGTCACTGTTTGAGGGTTCAATGCACACCTTTGTGTTCCTGTGGACTCCTGCTCTGAGCCCAAATGGTGAAGATATTCCTCATGGTTTCATCTTTGCAACTTTCATGATGGCATCTATCTTTGGAAGTTCCATTGCCTCTCGACTGATGGCTCGCTCATCTCTTAAAGTTGAAAGCTACATGCAGATTGTATTTGTAATATCTGCTGCTGCCCTTTTCCTTCCTGTCATAACAAGCGTATGTAGTCAACTCTTATGCTCTTCTCTCTCTATCATGCAAAAAAAGCAGGTAGTGGACAAATTTTAACTGTGGTTCTGGAACTGTTCTTGTTAGTGCCTTCAGAGAAAGGTGGAGGCATCTCTTTTTCTGGTTGTATCCAGCTTATTGGCTTCTGCACATTTGAGGCCTGTGTAGGTATTTTCTGGCCATCTATCATGAAGATGAGGTCCCAATATATTCCTGAGGAGGCTAGAAGCACCATCATGAATTTCTTCTGCATTCCTCTCAACATATTTGTATGCATTGTGCTGTACAATGTGAGTGTCTTGCTTATATACCATCTTTACCTTGTAttcacatgaattttttttatccgggGTATTCTACAAGTAGAATGAAATATTCATAGTGCAATTGTATGAACCTTCTATATGCGGGCACCTTTTCTGATAATTGTTCCTCCCTCTGATCTGTATATGCCTTTCCCTTTGAAGGTCAATGTGTTCCCCATCATCGTCATGTTTGGCATGTGCTCCATTTTCCTCTTTGTAGCATCTCTTTCGCAGAAGCGGCTCGAGGTCATTGCAGGGAGCCAAAAATCAAGTAAGTTTTTAGTTAATCTCACTTGAAAATATCGCATGTGGACAATAAAGCAGTACATTGTTAgcattcttattttaatttcaaattcctGTTTACAGTGATCTTTTCTGGTCCCCTTTCAGTTTTTCATTGTTTACATGTCTATGAATACTCTTGAGTTAAGgatattttgtttcaatgtaGGATCACAAGAGTGGACAGCAATGAAGGAGATGGACACTGAGGCAGAGCCCTTAAATATCTTATTGAATTTACAGGAACAAACCTctggaattttttaaattttgtgagCAGCCACCTTTTCTCCCTTATATGCAATGGTGGAGCAGCAACTTGGTTGGCTGTTTTCAATCTAATCAATAAAGGAGGATCATTAATTATGTCCTACATGCAGTTGACAGTAAAGGTTTTCTGGGGTTGAGAACGCAGTTGACAGTGAAGTGAAAGAAACGTTTCTAGGTACATAGGGTGAGAAACTTACTGCCTTGAGTTCTTTGTTATCTACTATTATTGTGAACTGGTGTTGAACCACTGCTGCTATATCTTCTTTTTAGATATAAATGCTGGAAATTTTTTGGAGTTccaatgatttatatatatatataggtttttagGTATCTGTTACCAGCAATTCAATTTACAGTCCTATTATTTGCAACGATTTTTAAGGGCAATCAGTTAATATATTTACTTTGGCAATTTCCTTGTGTATTTCCTAGCCACAGTTTTTAACCATTGCAAgtaagaatttgtttttctgtCCATTCCACTCTATTTTACCACATGGTGGAAGGATTGAATTTGTGGTTCAACTCGTCTCTTTTACAGCCATATCGAAATAAATTCTTTATTGCGCTGCTTTTGTGGTGATTAAATTTTGCAAGGACTGACCTCTAGTTTcagttttgattgaaaaattatgttaaaggTCAATACATAATGGAATGTGATGTGGTGTCTACCAATCGGTGGCAGCGACAATGAGTTTAAGTCACAATTTTACTAGCAAGTTTTTTGTCGACCTATTTTAGttacagaaaataaaataaaaggactgAGACTGAGGTAATGGTTACTCCAAATCATGGAAGAAAAAACCCCACCTCACAAGTGTGCCGTGGTTTGTTGGCTGTTCTGTTGTTAAGCTCATATCTAGTTTCATTAAGGCATATACCAGGTTGTTTAAGGTAAGGTGTGTGGTATAGCCAAATCAGCAGTGACTGTAACTCGGCTGCGCTGGAGCAATTTTCAGTTTCTGATTCACTTGGCTGCAagaacatgattacattaagtCCCCTAATACTCAACCTACAAGGGTTAGTACAAGTGATTCAAATAGGCTCTACACGCAGGAAGGTTCCAGTCCCATCATTGCATAGCTCGTGAATTTCTAGCCTTAGTGATCCTCTAATCTTTGTGGATCACTGGTAGGCATGAGgcttttttcatgaaatatatagAGTGGGTTCTTGTGGATCCAGGAACTGACATGACTTTGACGCAGCTAGTCCCAACTCCTAAGATATGGTCTCTGGAATTTGTGGAGGAAAAAAGCAGCAGCAAAAGTCCCTCCAATACTCAGTTGCTATAACATCATTTTGTATGGATCAACTCCTTCGTTAAATGTGAAGTGTAACATGACATCCTTTGGAGAATTCTGTAAAACGAAAGGGTGAGTACCCTTTACTAGGAAACATTATATGCACAGTCCTGGCTTGAAAGACTGAAACCAAATTGACTGCCAAATCAAACGTTCTGGTTTCAAATGTGACATAATGACTAAACAGTGCGATCTTCAACAAGTTGCTAGCAGCACTTTAAAATTAGCTATGTAGTGAATTCTTCTGATCGAACAAGCATTCAGATTCGGAAATCCAGGAAAGTTGCTCGTCTCTTGACCATGTGAGAGGAGACAAGTTTGACAGTTCGATCTCCTGACCTCTCCACATGGTGACATGATAACAAATttgaatcaatccaatattgggCATTCATCAAAACATCCCATCTTCTTGATGGCTTATTCCATGTTCCAGGCTTCCAGCCTTGCAAATGCTAATTTGAGTCAAATGCAAATGCTAATTTGAGTCAAATGATTATCCAACTGGCCCATGTGCAATTGTTAGCCCTATAATTGATTTCTATCCAACACTAACCCTCTACAACATGAAATTTTCCTCCCTATCCTCGCTGTTTTGGAGCCCCTCGATGACATATTTCACTGATAAATCATGACTGCAACAGGAATCCAAGCCTTCCCTCACAGATCTCCCACTAGAAAAAGAATGTGTGATCTCCACCGCTACACAATATTTAAACTTCTACCGTTGAAAAGAATAGAACAAGTTGCTATTACCAAGAATTGTATATATAACTAGGAAAGAAGGGCATTGAGGTGAAATCACCATCAGACTTGTTCTTTTCTGCACCTCCAATCTATCTACAGACACATAGACCAATAGGATTTAACCCCTCTACTCTCCGCTGTCCTTGCTCACTTCTAAATTTGAGAAAGGTTGAGAGCAGTTAAGATGGTCAATCTTAGAAGTCCTAGATTCCTAGTCCTATATGCATTTCAGTTTCTTGTGCTGGTGCAAATCCAAGTCTCCTGTTACCAGTACAAGGTTGGAGATTTAGATGCTTGGGGTATCCCTACTTCAGCAAATCCGCAAGTGTACACCTACTGGTCCAAATACCATACCTTGAAGATTGGGGATTCTCTCTGTAAGTCCCTCTTGTCTGTTCTGTTTTTACGATCTTCCTGCAAATATCTCTTGGCAATCTCTCATGTTTAGCTTCTTGTTTCAGTGTTCTTGTATCCACCAAGTCAAGATTCTGTGATTCAAGTCACACGAGAAAACTACAACTCCTGCAACCTGACAGATCCCATCTTGTACATGAACAATGGCAACTCTTTATTTAACATCACTGCATATGGGGACTTCTACTTCACGAGCGGAGTTCAAGGGCATTGTCAAAAGAAGCAGAAGCTACACATATCTGTGCCTGGCAATGGTTCAGCATCAGCATACTCTCCCTCTTATGGTCCTAGTGCATTGCCTGACTCCGCACCCTCTTACCCTACCGTGTTTGGCAGTATCCCATTACCACCTTCTTCTTCACCATTAAACAGATTTTCAATCTTGTTATCATTCATTATAGGAGCAGGTATTTGGGCAATAATCATGTGAAGGAAATTATTACAAGAACCCAGATGAGGATTTAGTAattggtttattattattttttcactttggcaattatttatttacttcacTGGCTTAAAAGCTCCTTCATATCAgttcatatataaaaatttggttTTTGTAACTCTTCCAGTCATTCAGGAGAATAATATGGTGGTAATTTttcataactatatataaagcATAATGTTGCAGCTGCTTCTGGTATAGCTGTATACAGCTGTATTTTGTATTCAAAGTTCAAACTTTTACTTTACAAAGAGAATCTATAAGATTGTATAAAAAGGAACTTCACTGCTTCCTGATTTGCTCTTCTATGAAAACatgatactaaaaaaacaaattcatgtgAAAAGGTCGAGGTTAAAACAGATGAGGTCCAAAACACCACCACAGCCCGCTATTATTGGCCGTAACATGCTCTCActtttgtattaatttataattgacaCTTGCCAACTAGCCATCAACCTTGTGCTGAGTGCCGACAGCCCCTTGTGCTCTTCTCTGTCTCTCGGAATGCTGAATGAGACCTTTCTTAAATTTTCATGTAATGTGGGTCATGCTACAGTATCTAGAAGTTACAGAATCGGGGCAGCATATAAAAAGGGATACTTAAGATGTGACTTCCATACTCTGTTCAAATTGATTCAGAAAATGCATTTTGCGAAGTTTCAGAGAAGAGAACAACAGTGCCTACTAGCTAGCTACAAAGGTTAGAGGCACAAAGTTTTTCCATAAGAAACTAATTTACTGCCATTGCATAAATCATTAACTGTTAGGACTTTTACTTGGTCGGCTGCATAATTGCAATACAGGTAGCCTGATCTCTAGACCACTATGACATATTGGCCCAGGATATGATCCCTCTCTAGCCCAATGACCTTAGGAATAACAATCATAAACTAGGCAGAACAATCACATACATCTCACTAACTACTAACAATTTTGAGCACTGTGGAATCCTATTTGGTTAACATGATGGAATGTGAAGGTTATTCAGCCAGCCATAACAGCATCTAATGCCATCGGCTTTTCTTCAGAAGTATAGACTGTTTCTGGAGCTGCACGGTCTGCAAACTGTGTGGCCATAGACTTGGATTCTGTCACTGAAAAAGGACTTCTCATTTGAGAAGCAGTGGAGTCTATTTCCATTGCGGAAGCCCGGGGAGGAGATGAGGGCTGCACCACAACGTCTGGGTAGGCAGCCTTAAATCTTGCTCGCAGACCCTCATCAACCAATCGCACTCCTTCCAACTGATTGCCAAGGGACATCCAGCTGatggtataaaaaataacagttaGATTTaagtatgttaaaaatatatgaagcaTAATTATGATCCATGAAAACCATACCCTGCTTGAGTGTTGTGCATGCGAGCAAACAGCTCCAGCTTCCTTGTCCTGGGACTTATCCTCTCCAGCAGAGGGTACATCTGCAAAAAGCTTATTCATATAAGCTGATATGAAAACTGATAGCGAGGACTTGAATTATTTCAAAAGCACCATGGAATCATAGTAATGGTAACGTAACAATGGTAATTAAGAACTAATTtatgaaagagaaaaatgagTCGAGGTGATTGCGAATGGCTTGACTACTGAGAACTTTGGACATGTTTTTACAGACCTCGTCTGGCTTACGACTTGTCTCTCGAACCTCAGCAACTATGACGTCAGTGTCAATGTTCCTGTTTACTTCTGGATTTCCCTTTATTCCAACAAGGCAATGTTCCTTACTGTGGTTAAGCCAATGCCCTGTTCTACCTGTTCTAATTATTCGCTGAAGTTGATTGGTCTTTACCCAAATAATCTCTTCAACACGCTTGTACCCCCAAAGTTCTAAACTGCAAGAAACACATGATACTCGTATAAATTGAAACCGGCATTCACATGTACCATGATTTTACAGACAACAAGGCAGAATTAttaaccatgaacaaaatataattaatccaGTGATAATTAACATATGTCCAAAGATACACCTACCATTCACGTCCAAGCTCCATAGCACGTCCAGTAACCCAAAGAAAAATTAGACCATCAGTTTGCAACACAGGGACATTGAGGTTGCGCATTTCATCATCAGCCATTGTTCCATAAGGCAGTTCCATATGAATGTCCCATGGTGGATCAGCCATGATAACTCCAAATTGACCTAAAATCTCCATTTTGAAATTACGAATATCACAATTAATCCATTGCGGTTCGCCAAGTTCTACTTCTGAACAATATTCAGCACGCTGGGGCTTTAAAGCTTTGGGGGGAGGAAGTGCTGCAGCACCCATTGCCATAGGAGACACATCCGGTGTTGGGTCAAGCTCATAATGGACATACTTGCAAGTCTATcacagaaaaaaaactatattaagtAAATGATCTCTCAAAATGTTACTGATAACATTCCCAGTTTAAGTTATTGTAATGGAAGAGAAAACAATTACCTTCATGTGGCGGCAAGTGTCAAGAAAAGAACAGTCCCCTTGACTCACGTCAGTATGAGGAGCAATAATTCGACGAAAATGAACCTGTAAACAGGTAAGGCACCCAAAAGGCATAATACATGATTATCATGAATGTCAAACCAAGCTAGGTGAAACAAGGAAGCACAGAAAGTTTGCAATTACCTAGGGCAAAACCATTAACTTGCATGCCATATAAccaaaaaaggagagaaaatgtAAAGATACATTAGCACAGTTATTGCTTAAAAGCGAACTTGTGTTAGATGCTCAAACAATCTTTGTTCTTCAACTGATTCCGTCTTTCCTACACATGTTGGTCTTGTAGTCACTCTATCTGCTTTCAATATCTAATTTCTTTGGTATTACTTATGTGGAATCACTTATTTGGCATATTTGTCGAATAACAGAGATTACACCCCAACCTGATCATATAAATGCTGTTGCATGCTAAGTTGGAAATAATAATAGTACGATGTATTTACTGACCTTCTCACATGCAATAAAGGAACCACATTGACGTCTACAGTCCTCTTTTGTTAGAGCCGAACAATACTCCTTTAGCTGAGAACCACCTTTGGTTTTGAACTGAAACAAACAAATGAATAATGTCATCAACTAATACAATCAGTAGCAGATGCGAAGGGGGTTGGACAACCAAAGCTAAGCAGTGGAAACCTATTAAATAGAAATCTTCTTTTGAAATGAATTTGCAGTTCAAAAACCCCATAAATGGCAAACAGATCTCACCTATGCAATAGTAACTAAATAAGAGTTGCAACACTTGAACACTTTTAACATTGACACTTTTATCATTCAGCCTATGGGAAATTACTGTATAAGTTCTTATTCTATAGGATCGGATGGCTTAACTAAATTTGCAAAACACAAACTGTAAGCAAAGTCTAGAACTAAATGCCAAGTACCTTAGCAGCCACGGCAGTTTCTCTCGCAGTAGGTCGATGAATGAGGTCCAAAAGCTCCTCACCAGTCTTTGATTTCTGCATTTCCCTAAATGACTTCTTATTCAGCAAAGCctccaaatccttcatttcatcCTCTTCACTCCTTTGCTTTTGCTGCTGCGATTGCATTGGCAAAGGCATAGGCGGCCTCTGCATCATCCCTCGCGGCCCCATCATCATCCCTCGAGGTCCCATCATCCCTCCCCTAGGCCACATATCCCCACCGCCACCCATCCACATGTCCCCCATCAATGGCCTTTGCATCACAACCGGCCCTCCAATCCCATAAACCCCATTACCATTCACATCAACCCCGCCATTGCTATTAACATTATTACCAATCCCACTACTCTGATTCTGATTAAAATCACTAGAACCTGACAATTCTAAATTCTGTGTATATTGTGCACTTTCAGGCAATTCTTTAACTAACCGGTTTCTATCAATATTTAATACCATAACTCTAGACTTGCCGCTTACCACAAACTCCTCAAGCTCAATCCCACGATTCTCTTCCGCCATTGACCTCAAAGCCATTTCCACCGCCAGAATCGCCCCAGACTCACCTCCAACCTCCCTAATCGCCGCCTTCTCGGCCTCGGTCGCATTCTGATCATTCTCCAACTTCCTCAAAACAGTTGACGAATCAATTGGATTAAAAGGCACCCTTTGAAGCAAACATTCAGCCACCATTACTCTCACAACAGCCAATGGACTCCCACTCTCAGCCCCATCACCGTCAAAGTTTCCATCTTTTCTCTCAAGTTTCGAACTTTCACCCAAAATTTCAGGTCTTGAGTCAATATTAGCTCGTGGGTCATTGGGATTCCTTGAATTTGATCCAATTTCAAGGTGGGCTCTTGATGTTGAAGCTGGTAGTGGTGGTGTTGGGGTGAAGGGTTTGTTATTGAAAGAAGAGACAATTTGTAAGGACAGGTCAAGAGAGGATACAATGTTGGGGACTAAATCTTGAAGAGAAGCTAATAAGTCAAGTTGGGTTTTATGTTGGGTTTCTATTCTTGATTCTAGTCCGGAACGTAGGTTTTTTATTGTTGCTACTGTTTTGTCTTCACCATTGTTGTTTTGGTTCTTGTTTGGATGAATCTCCATTGATTTTTGGTGGATAAAGTATTGTGTGGTTTTGAAGATCAGTTGATTCTTGTAAGTGATTTTGAGGGTTTAAAAGAAACAGATGGGTGTCGCGGCTACCAGTACCAGAACCTGGAGATTTGaggcttttgttttttaggttttatagGTGAAGAAGACGAAATCGGAAAGAAAGCTTGACAAAACACCCGACTTCGGTGGTTAGGCCCAATTTCTCTTATGTGGGCATTATCTTTCCATGGCCCAAGGGTAAAGTCTGTCCCCAAACTATCATGGAATTATCAATTGGACACTGAAACAAAGAGTTTTCCCAATCAGGGGCCCCGTACATTGAACATTCTCAACTTAATCCCAGCCTTAAAacactttattttaaaataataataaaataaataaaaaggaccCATTAAAAATATAGGGTTTAATTGATAGCATACATATATGATGGACTCAATTgggaaatgttttttattgggtACCTAACTGAAATGTAAGTGAGAGTTGGGGGACAAATTAAATGTCCTTTCCTTATTAAATTCTAGCCGACGTtagtttactttgttttttcaggTCAAACTTCTCCTTGGAAAACCAGGTCTAAAGacctaattattattaatttaaacaaaggAGCTAATTATccctaattttatttcatgattgGACCATGACATGCTGACACTAGGATAGACAAATATGGTAGATAAATCAGATTTAACCCCATTTGCTATTGCTATCCAAAtagcttaaaattaattttttaatattttttaattattttgatgtgttgatattaaaaataatttttaaaaataaaaaaaaaatattattttgatatattttttaatgaaaagtattttaaaaaataactattatcacATTAACCTCTTTAAATAATCTGATCCCACAATATCACATTATAAACGTACCTACACATCTacttctttaaaattattcagATACCTAtagcaattaaatatttttttaaaaaaaactaatttctatGACAAGTTTTAATGTGGCTTCTTTCACCATTCATTGTTGATtcaataatgatttattttttattttttagccattcagttttttttatatataatcttatCCTTTCATGcgttgtttttaatgttttgtgagttcattttttatttctttatatattattgAGAAATAATAGTTTTGATAAGGTATCAAAACTTGACTAGAGatcaatttaattagatataattttaatttatagtataaAGATACAATTTAAAGAATAAGGATGAaactaagaaacaaaaaaaaaccaacgtgGTCTATCTTAAATTCACGTAAAAATATAATCCAGTCAATGTATTCATTGTTGACTTTTTTGGTCTCTTTAGCTTTAgcatttttagttttgttctaaaaattttttgtttatattttagtttttgggtttgagaataaagagagaaaattatcaaaaataaaaaaggaaagaaaacatgaTTGGTTGATAATATTCAACAAATGGATGATgctttgtctattttttttagttctcaaTTTGTTTGTTTACCGTGAAGTGTAaattttaatcatatatatatatatatatatatatatatatatatatatatatatatatatatacctcgCACCGTCGAGCCGGGAAGTAGTTGCATGGATGTATTTTTTGTTAGGTAAATGATTTATTTGGAAGAACTAAAATTTtgtgtaatatatttttgtgtttaatgatTATAATGTTTAACTTATTTTGTGAATGATGTAGTTTAAggaagttgtttttataaagttagtttatagttttgttgtatatttatttaaacatatttatttttcaagaaaagaaaatgatgtatGCCAAGAACTATTTAGCTTTAAATATTTGttctatagaaaagaaaaataacaaaatgcaaAGTTGATATCATGGTTGAGTTATGAAAGTTCACTATGATGGGATCAGTATTGCGATTATTATTTACAGGTTGAGAAGTTATTAAATCGATAACTTGgtgttaaaaatacaaagaaaactcTGTTAAAATTTCAGTtaaatatgcataaaaaattatatatatatatatatatatatatatatatatatatatatatatatatatatacatatatatatatattgtgatatTCTTCTTGAGTCGTTACATCAAGGCGCGCAGTTAAATCACTTTAGCCATATTGACAAATACTATTCATggtaatagtatttttattaatttaacccttaaacaaccatttttttcatttagttttttatttatttcatccttaGGTTGTTTTGAGAGTTCAtgctttgtaaatttttttctttatgttaggTTATATACTAGTcttataaattactttttttttctcattgatctcaacatttaatattagatctgTTGGAAGTGgggcttcatatttttttttattttctttctatgaatttatcttgat is a window encoding:
- the LOC7477827 gene encoding mavicyanin translates to MVNLRSPRFLVLYAFQFLVLVQIQVSCYQYKVGDLDAWGIPTSANPQVYTYWSKYHTLKIGDSLLFLYPPSQDSVIQVTRENYNSCNLTDPILYMNNGNSLFNITAYGDFYFTSGVQGHCQKKQKLHISVPGNGSASAYSPSYGPSALPDSAPSYPTVFGSIPLPPSSSPLNRFSILLSFIIGAGIWAIIM
- the LOC7477828 gene encoding N6-adenosine-methyltransferase MT-A70-like, with protein sequence MEIHPNKNQNNNGEDKTVATIKNLRSGLESRIETQHKTQLDLLASLQDLVPNIVSSLDLSLQIVSSFNNKPFTPTPPLPASTSRAHLEIGSNSRNPNDPRANIDSRPEILGESSKLERKDGNFDGDGAESGSPLAVVRVMVAECLLQRVPFNPIDSSTVLRKLENDQNATEAEKAAIREVGGESGAILAVEMALRSMAEENRGIELEEFVVSGKSRVMVLNIDRNRLVKELPESAQYTQNLELSGSSDFNQNQSSGIGNNVNSNGGVDVNGNGVYGIGGPVVMQRPLMGDMWMGGGGDMWPRGGMMGPRGMMMGPRGMMQRPPMPLPMQSQQQKQRSEEDEMKDLEALLNKKSFREMQKSKTGEELLDLIHRPTARETAVAAKFKTKGGSQLKEYCSALTKEDCRRQCGSFIACEKVHFRRIIAPHTDVSQGDCSFLDTCRHMKTCKYVHYELDPTPDVSPMAMGAAALPPPKALKPQRAEYCSEVELGEPQWINCDIRNFKMEILGQFGVIMADPPWDIHMELPYGTMADDEMRNLNVPVLQTDGLIFLWVTGRAMELGRECLELWGYKRVEEIIWVKTNQLQRIIRTGRTGHWLNHSKEHCLVGIKGNPEVNRNIDTDVIVAEVRETSRKPDEMYPLLERISPRTRKLELFARMHNTQAGWMSLGNQLEGVRLVDEGLRARFKAAYPDVVVQPSSPPRASAMEIDSTASQMRSPFSVTESKSMATQFADRAAPETVYTSEEKPMALDAVMAG